A genomic segment from Clostridium pasteurianum BC1 encodes:
- a CDS encoding tyrosine-type recombinase/integrase, with protein MPTKTNVIKNGQQYYRVYLELGRDSEGNRKRKEFYGRSKKDAEAKLEKYKNGLHLGLSTDYDTLTIGKTCKLWLFEKVKNSVKPSTFERYEAVYRLYIKPSPLYSVKLKDLKSLIIQQYYNSLIKNGKTPNVVYNLNKLLKMFLNYCVAEGFIVKNYCSPKSISIPMENKNSDDSIKVFTVEEQNKFIEAVGGHRLKALFLLDLGTGLRIGELIALTWNDIDLVNYTLSVNKAIKGTSIFEGDNKKYHLIEQTPKTKSSYRTIPFPRSLVPILEQYKEKKESEKEKFGNDYIKNEYVFCTPIGSVIDPNNLRGMYRRILKKAKIDYKKFHSLRHTYATRLFEAGVPLKTVQTLLGHNDISITANIYTHVMPEEKVKAIDKINSIFDNSNENSGGKKEGK; from the coding sequence ATGCCAACAAAAACCAATGTTATTAAAAATGGCCAACAATATTACAGAGTATATCTGGAACTAGGAAGAGATTCAGAAGGCAATCGTAAAAGAAAAGAATTCTATGGTAGATCTAAAAAAGATGCTGAAGCTAAACTGGAAAAATATAAGAATGGATTGCACTTAGGCTTATCCACTGATTATGATACTTTAACAATTGGTAAAACATGCAAACTGTGGTTGTTTGAAAAGGTTAAGAACAGTGTAAAGCCTTCAACATTTGAGCGATATGAGGCTGTATACAGACTATACATAAAGCCTTCTCCATTATATTCAGTAAAGTTAAAAGACCTTAAAAGCCTTATAATACAACAATATTACAATAGCTTAATAAAGAATGGTAAAACTCCTAATGTAGTTTATAACTTAAATAAATTATTGAAAATGTTTTTAAATTATTGTGTAGCAGAAGGCTTTATCGTTAAAAATTATTGTTCACCTAAATCTATAAGCATACCTATGGAAAACAAAAATTCAGATGATAGTATAAAAGTATTTACAGTTGAAGAACAGAATAAGTTTATAGAAGCCGTAGGAGGTCATAGGCTTAAAGCTTTATTCCTTCTTGATTTAGGTACTGGATTAAGAATTGGTGAGCTTATAGCCCTCACATGGAATGATATAGACCTGGTTAATTACACCTTATCAGTAAATAAGGCCATAAAGGGTACTTCTATTTTTGAAGGTGATAATAAAAAATATCATCTTATAGAGCAGACTCCTAAAACTAAAAGCAGCTACAGAACTATCCCATTCCCTAGAAGTCTAGTTCCAATATTAGAGCAATATAAAGAAAAAAAGGAATCAGAAAAAGAGAAATTTGGTAATGATTACATAAAAAATGAATATGTATTTTGTACTCCTATAGGTAGTGTAATAGATCCCAACAATTTAAGAGGCATGTATAGAAGAATTCTAAAAAAAGCAAAAATAGACTATAAAAAATTCCACAGTCTGAGGCATACATATGCTACACGTCTATTTGAAGCTGGTGTACCACTAAAAACTGTTCAAACCTTACTAGGTCATAATGATATATCCATTACAGCTAACATATATACTCACGTAATGCCTGAAGAAAAAGTTAAGGCCATAGATAAAATAAATTCTATATTTGATAACTCCAATGAAAATTCCGGAGGGAAAAAGGAGGGAAAATAA